The following proteins are encoded in a genomic region of Blastococcus colisei:
- a CDS encoding NUDIX domain-containing protein, translated as MLASTDGWTTCAQGHRHWGRAGAAGLLLHRDGAEGPEVLLQHRAWWSHHGGTWGTPGGALHHGESVDDGALREVREELGLTAADLVLGVRSVDDHGGWSYTTVLARPARPIEPDDLQLDGESTGVAWVPVAGLDGVDLHPGLAASLARLRPLLEDARR; from the coding sequence GTGCTCGCCTCGACCGACGGCTGGACCACCTGCGCCCAGGGCCACCGCCACTGGGGTCGTGCCGGCGCCGCCGGCCTGCTGCTGCACCGGGACGGCGCCGAGGGCCCCGAGGTCCTGCTGCAGCACCGGGCCTGGTGGTCCCACCACGGCGGCACCTGGGGGACGCCGGGCGGCGCGCTCCACCACGGCGAATCCGTCGACGACGGCGCGCTGCGCGAGGTCCGGGAGGAGCTCGGCCTCACCGCGGCGGACCTCGTGCTCGGCGTCCGGTCGGTCGACGACCACGGCGGCTGGTCGTACACGACCGTGCTGGCCCGCCCGGCGCGGCCCATCGAGCCCGACGACCTGCAGCTGGACGGCGAGAGCACCGGGGTCGCGTGGGTGCCGGTGGCGGGGCTGGACGGCGTGGACCTGCATCCGGGGCTCGCCGCGTCGCTGGCGCGGCTGCGACCGCTGCTGGAGGACGCACGCCGGTAG
- a CDS encoding MaoC family dehydratase produces the protein MTTTTTMAEVPGLVGTDLGSSDWHEVTQDHVNQFAEATGDHQWIHVDVERAKAESPFGGPIAHGYLTLSLLAPLSSQVLVVTDTVMGVNYGLNKVRFPSPVPVGAKVRLTASLQSVEEVTGGLQLTLSAVIEREGGDKPVCIAEPVYRYYGG, from the coding sequence ATGACCACCACGACGACCATGGCCGAGGTCCCCGGACTCGTCGGCACCGACCTCGGCAGCAGCGACTGGCACGAGGTCACCCAGGACCACGTCAACCAGTTCGCCGAGGCGACCGGCGACCACCAGTGGATCCACGTCGACGTCGAGCGCGCCAAGGCCGAGAGCCCCTTCGGCGGCCCGATCGCCCACGGCTACCTGACGCTGTCGCTGCTGGCGCCGCTGTCCTCCCAGGTCCTCGTGGTCACCGACACGGTCATGGGCGTCAACTACGGCCTGAACAAGGTGCGGTTCCCCTCCCCCGTCCCGGTCGGCGCCAAGGTGCGGCTGACGGCGAGCCTCCAGTCGGTCGAGGAGGTCACCGGCGGCCTGCAGCTGACGCTGTCCGCCGTCATCGAGCGCGAGGGCGGGGACAAGCCGGTCTGCATCGCCGAGCCGGTCTACCGCTACTACGGCGGCTGA
- a CDS encoding TIGR00730 family Rossman fold protein yields MRIAVFTGSHAGPPSHADAAAAFARDLAEAGVGIVYGGGHVGMMGVVADAALAAGGEVVGVIPQHLVDDEVAHPGLPRLEVVQSMHERKAVMADLADAFVALPGAAGTLEELFEAWTWGMLGLHAKPTALFDVDGFWQPLLTQLQRMVDDGYLDAARLDALGVVSDAKALLAFVECYRHPPRKWTAPPPRR; encoded by the coding sequence GTGCGGATCGCGGTCTTCACCGGGTCGCACGCCGGGCCGCCGTCCCACGCCGACGCCGCCGCGGCCTTCGCCCGCGACCTCGCCGAGGCCGGCGTCGGCATCGTCTACGGCGGCGGGCACGTCGGGATGATGGGCGTCGTCGCCGACGCGGCGCTGGCCGCCGGCGGCGAGGTCGTCGGCGTGATCCCGCAGCACCTGGTCGACGACGAGGTGGCCCATCCCGGCCTGCCCCGGCTCGAGGTCGTGCAGTCGATGCACGAGCGCAAGGCGGTCATGGCCGACCTCGCCGACGCGTTCGTCGCCCTCCCGGGGGCGGCCGGCACGCTGGAGGAACTCTTCGAGGCCTGGACCTGGGGGATGCTCGGCCTGCACGCCAAGCCCACCGCGCTCTTCGACGTCGACGGGTTCTGGCAGCCGCTGCTCACCCAGCTGCAGCGCATGGTGGACGACGGCTACCTCGACGCGGCCCGGCTGGACGCCCTCGGCGTCGTGTCCGACGCGAAGGCCCTCCTGGCGTTCGTCGAGTGCTACCGGCACCCGCCCCGCAAGTGGACCGCCCCGCCGCCGCGCCGCTGA
- a CDS encoding NAD(P)/FAD-dependent oxidoreductase — MKHWDVVVVGGGPAGAACAAAARRADPSARVLVLDRADFPRDKVCGDGIAPEALDVLAGLGIDPAGLTEGYAVVPRLRLRSPGGTTVDRTMHRPARVVPRAVLDARLLTAALASGAEFRRHVVRRIAVHPTHVEVDGVLTAGVVVGADGAESVVRRALGIGPNPPSRLAIALRGYAPVPAGLEDVQLIATTEQRWPAYAWSFPLGNGRANVGYGELVSGGVNREGLLAGLGRLLPGVEAAELKAHRLPLSTGRPRQPDGRVLLAGDAASLINPLTGEGIFYAVLSGALAGAAAVHGSAAGTAYRAALRRRLGRHLLHSSTASWASRWPRVMDAVFRAAADDQRVFDDVVDLGLADGRLTARTLTAAARRLR, encoded by the coding sequence GTGAAGCACTGGGACGTCGTCGTCGTGGGGGGCGGGCCGGCCGGCGCCGCCTGCGCCGCGGCGGCCCGTCGCGCCGACCCGTCGGCACGGGTGCTGGTGCTCGACCGGGCCGACTTCCCCCGCGACAAGGTGTGCGGCGACGGCATCGCCCCCGAGGCGCTCGACGTCCTGGCCGGTCTCGGCATCGATCCCGCCGGGCTCACCGAGGGCTACGCCGTCGTCCCCCGCCTGCGGCTGCGCTCCCCCGGCGGGACGACGGTCGACCGCACGATGCACCGCCCGGCGCGGGTCGTCCCGCGCGCGGTGCTCGACGCCCGGCTGCTCACCGCGGCGCTCGCGTCGGGCGCGGAGTTCCGCAGGCACGTCGTCCGGCGGATCGCGGTGCACCCGACGCACGTCGAGGTCGACGGCGTGCTCACCGCCGGGGTCGTGGTGGGTGCCGACGGCGCGGAGTCCGTCGTCCGCCGGGCGCTCGGGATCGGCCCGAACCCGCCGAGCCGGCTGGCGATCGCGCTCCGCGGCTACGCACCCGTCCCCGCCGGCCTCGAGGACGTCCAGCTGATCGCCACCACCGAGCAGCGGTGGCCGGCCTACGCGTGGTCCTTCCCGCTCGGGAACGGGCGGGCCAACGTGGGCTACGGGGAGCTCGTCTCCGGCGGGGTGAACCGGGAGGGGCTGCTCGCGGGCCTGGGCCGGCTGCTGCCCGGCGTGGAGGCCGCGGAGCTCAAGGCGCACCGGCTGCCGCTGTCGACCGGCCGGCCCCGCCAGCCCGACGGCCGGGTGCTGCTGGCCGGCGACGCCGCCTCGCTGATCAACCCGCTGACCGGGGAGGGGATCTTCTACGCCGTCCTCTCCGGCGCCCTCGCCGGCGCCGCCGCGGTGCACGGCTCGGCGGCGGGGACGGCGTACCGGGCAGCGCTGCGCCGGCGGCTGGGCCGGCACCTGCTGCACTCCTCGACGGCGTCCTGGGCCAGCCGGTGGCCGCGGGTGATGGACGCCGTCTTCCGGGCCGCCGCCGACGACCAACGGGTGTTCGACGACGTCGTCGACCTGGGCCTCGCCGACGGCCGGCTCACCGCCCGCACCCTCACCGCCGCCGCCCGCCGACTGCGCTGA
- a CDS encoding helicase-related protein — protein sequence MSVPPQHPARRPDPRRRNRATAREGRARDDDRAAARVEKLAQQSWVDGAEPELPVRTTRPEDVVFHLGPTNSGKTYESLLALEKNGRGVYAAPLRQLAHEAYARLSAQLPPGTVGLSTGEEEIDPDAPIVCCTVEKAPMRGDLLVLDESHWVADPDRGHHWARLVLTGDYREMHLISAAEAYLLLKPLVSDAKKITVVNHKRLSRLDVLRTPVRPDVVRPQTLVVAFSRKAVYAVAAALDPQRPGKVGVLYGALPPATRREVIDRFTRGETEVLVTTDVIGHGINVPATTVLFAETTKFDGFERRPLRTWETAQIAGRAGRYGLTGHGTVGVLAGVTGLRADAGLLKAGAEVARGDAMSDLPKRSPRLRPELDDLGAFEPVDLPEALTRWMAWARAATRDQAMTADDVTSLIVRVHALLPLLRGPLGTAGDLWTVWRLINLPIDYNPPRRTRWLVLAKAALQQAAGQSVAPETVLEPMPAKGTVEDYEQAAAAARDAQTLLRSFPGVAGLTSEDAAEVEEACADRITELLPDAIALTASGRCSACGAGIAPWFSTCRDCSVGSAGRGPGRDQHRGTQHHDGYGRHPRPARTGGRATGGGRATGGGRAAASEGGGRRGSGASSRGTGGRPGTGRSGRSR from the coding sequence GTGAGCGTTCCCCCGCAGCACCCCGCCCGTCGCCCTGACCCCCGGCGCCGGAACCGCGCCACCGCCCGCGAGGGCCGGGCGCGCGACGACGACCGCGCCGCCGCGCGCGTCGAGAAGCTCGCCCAGCAGAGCTGGGTGGACGGCGCCGAGCCCGAGCTCCCGGTCCGCACGACCCGGCCCGAGGACGTCGTCTTCCACCTGGGGCCGACCAACTCCGGCAAGACCTACGAGTCCCTCCTCGCCCTCGAGAAGAACGGCCGCGGCGTCTACGCGGCGCCGCTGCGCCAGCTGGCCCACGAGGCGTACGCCCGGCTGTCGGCCCAGCTGCCCCCGGGCACCGTCGGCCTCTCCACCGGCGAGGAGGAGATCGACCCCGACGCCCCGATCGTCTGCTGCACCGTGGAGAAGGCGCCGATGCGCGGCGACCTCCTGGTGCTCGACGAGTCGCACTGGGTGGCCGACCCCGACCGCGGCCACCACTGGGCGCGCCTGGTCCTGACCGGCGACTACCGCGAGATGCACCTGATCTCCGCTGCCGAGGCCTACCTGCTGCTCAAGCCGCTGGTCTCCGACGCGAAGAAGATCACCGTCGTCAACCACAAGCGGCTGTCGCGGCTCGACGTCTTGCGCACGCCGGTCCGCCCGGACGTCGTCCGGCCGCAGACGCTGGTCGTGGCGTTCTCCCGCAAGGCCGTCTACGCCGTCGCCGCGGCGCTGGACCCGCAGCGGCCCGGCAAGGTCGGCGTCCTCTACGGCGCGCTCCCCCCGGCCACCCGCCGCGAGGTCATCGACCGGTTCACCCGCGGCGAGACCGAGGTGCTGGTGACCACCGACGTCATCGGGCACGGCATCAACGTGCCGGCCACCACCGTGCTGTTCGCCGAGACCACCAAGTTCGACGGGTTCGAGCGCCGGCCGCTGCGCACCTGGGAGACCGCGCAGATCGCCGGCCGGGCCGGGCGGTACGGGCTGACCGGGCACGGCACCGTCGGTGTCCTCGCCGGGGTCACCGGCCTGCGCGCCGACGCCGGACTGCTCAAGGCCGGTGCCGAGGTGGCCCGCGGCGACGCGATGAGCGACCTGCCCAAGCGGTCACCGCGGCTGCGCCCGGAGCTCGACGACCTCGGTGCCTTCGAGCCCGTCGACCTGCCCGAGGCGCTCACCCGCTGGATGGCGTGGGCACGGGCGGCGACCCGCGACCAGGCGATGACCGCCGACGACGTCACCAGCCTGATCGTCCGGGTGCACGCGCTGCTGCCGTTGCTGCGCGGCCCGCTCGGCACCGCCGGCGACCTCTGGACGGTGTGGCGGCTGATCAACCTGCCGATCGACTACAACCCGCCGCGGCGCACCCGCTGGCTGGTGCTGGCCAAGGCCGCGCTCCAGCAGGCCGCCGGGCAGTCCGTCGCGCCCGAGACGGTGCTCGAGCCGATGCCCGCCAAGGGCACCGTCGAGGACTACGAGCAGGCGGCGGCGGCCGCGCGCGACGCCCAGACGCTGCTGCGCTCCTTCCCCGGCGTCGCGGGGCTCACCAGCGAGGACGCCGCCGAGGTCGAGGAGGCCTGCGCCGACCGCATCACCGAGCTGCTGCCCGACGCGATCGCGCTGACCGCCTCCGGTCGCTGCTCCGCCTGCGGCGCCGGCATCGCCCCCTGGTTCAGCACCTGCCGCGACTGCTCGGTGGGCAGCGCCGGCCGCGGACCGGGACGGGACCAGCACCGGGGGACGCAGCACCACGACGGATACGGCCGGCATCCGCGCCCGGCGCGCACCGGCGGCCGGGCGACCGGCGGCGGCCGCGCGACCGGCGGGGGCCGGGCAGCGGCGTCCGAGGGCGGCGGACGGCGGGGTAGCGGGGCGTCGTCCCGGGGAACCGGTGGCCGGCCCGGCACGGGACGGTCCGGCCGCTCCCGCTGA
- a CDS encoding hemolysin family protein codes for MSDGVALLVGLALLAGNAFFVGAEFALISARRTQIEPRAATGSRMARVTLRAMERVSLMMAGAQLGITVCSLGLGAVGEPAVAHLLERPFAAAGLPDALLHPAAFAIALAIVVFLHMVLGEMVPKNIALAGPERSALALGPPLYAIVYILRPLIWLLNQVANLVLRALKVDPKEEVNSTFTREEVSGLIGESHREGLLDEQEHTLLTGALQFDERRAADVAIPMAELVTVPRGATVAELEACTAATGFSRFPVVDDGTLVGYVHLKDLLATPADRRDEPVDPVHIRPLADTTTDQLLRSVLASMQRAGAHLGSVRDGDGRLVGVVALEDVLEELVGEVRDATQAAVGTESPRGG; via the coding sequence GTGAGCGACGGCGTCGCGCTGCTGGTCGGGCTCGCCCTGCTGGCCGGGAACGCATTCTTCGTCGGCGCCGAGTTCGCGCTGATCTCGGCCCGGCGCACCCAGATCGAGCCCAGGGCCGCCACGGGGTCGCGCATGGCTCGGGTGACGCTGCGGGCGATGGAACGGGTGTCGCTCATGATGGCCGGTGCCCAGCTGGGCATCACCGTCTGCTCGCTCGGCCTCGGCGCGGTCGGTGAACCGGCGGTGGCGCACCTGCTCGAGAGGCCGTTCGCAGCAGCCGGGCTGCCGGACGCGCTGCTGCACCCCGCGGCCTTCGCGATCGCGCTGGCGATCGTCGTCTTCCTGCACATGGTCCTCGGTGAGATGGTGCCGAAGAACATCGCCCTGGCCGGGCCGGAGCGGTCCGCCCTCGCCCTGGGGCCGCCGCTGTACGCGATCGTCTACATCCTCCGGCCGCTCATCTGGCTGCTCAACCAGGTGGCCAACCTCGTGCTCCGTGCGCTGAAGGTGGACCCGAAGGAGGAGGTGAACTCCACGTTCACCCGCGAGGAGGTCTCCGGGCTGATCGGGGAGTCGCACCGGGAGGGTCTGCTCGACGAGCAGGAGCACACGCTGCTGACCGGTGCCCTGCAGTTCGACGAGCGGCGGGCGGCCGATGTCGCCATACCCATGGCCGAGCTGGTCACCGTCCCGCGCGGTGCGACCGTCGCCGAGCTGGAGGCATGCACCGCCGCGACCGGGTTCTCGCGGTTCCCTGTCGTCGACGACGGAACCCTGGTCGGCTACGTGCACCTCAAGGATCTGCTCGCCACTCCGGCCGACCGCCGCGACGAGCCGGTGGATCCGGTGCACATCCGGCCGCTGGCCGACACGACCACCGACCAGTTGCTGCGGAGCGTCCTCGCCTCGATGCAGCGGGCGGGCGCCCACCTGGGGTCCGTGCGGGACGGAGACGGGCGACTGGTCGGCGTGGTGGCCCTCGAAGACGTGCTGGAGGAACTCGTGGGTGAGGTGCGTGACGCCACGCAGGCGGCCGTCGGCACCGAGTCGCCTCGTGGCGGGTAG
- a CDS encoding hemolysin family protein, whose translation MLTEWLLLAFAVALIAANALFVAAEFSLITVDRATVDRAAESGDGRAGSLQAAMRTLSTQLSGCQLGITVTSLVVGFIAEPSLATLFRGPLGLTGLPDGAVVGISVGLALLVATCLQMVFGELVPKNWAIAEPMRVGRVVAGPQRAFTAATRPLISFLNGTANAILRLFGITPTEELASARAPQELVSLVSRSGRAGTLDAATAELVARSIAFGDRTAADAMTPRPRVRFLMSGQPVADLIAAAASSGHARFPVQGESVDDIVGFVHFKHALGVEPARRGETTVADVMVPAAAVPATMELDPLLGVLREGLQMAVVVDEYGGTAGIVTLEDLIEEIVGEIADEQDAPARRQHRAADGSWILSGLLRPDEAGALVGLDLPEAEESDTLGGLLTERLGRLPDVGDAVLLSARDLERTDDDGLPTRTEVQVTVTRLDGRRVDRLRLRRNGGATAARRMPDTADASDTTEARP comes from the coding sequence TTGCTCACCGAGTGGTTGCTCCTGGCCTTCGCCGTTGCGCTGATCGCCGCGAACGCACTCTTCGTCGCGGCGGAGTTCTCGCTCATCACCGTTGACCGGGCAACCGTGGACCGTGCCGCCGAGAGCGGCGACGGCCGGGCCGGCAGCCTGCAGGCGGCCATGCGCACGCTGTCCACCCAGCTCTCCGGTTGCCAGCTCGGCATCACGGTGACCAGCCTCGTGGTCGGCTTCATCGCCGAACCGTCGCTGGCCACCCTGTTCCGGGGTCCCCTGGGCCTCACCGGGCTGCCGGACGGCGCGGTCGTCGGCATCTCCGTGGGCCTGGCCCTCCTCGTCGCCACCTGCCTCCAGATGGTGTTCGGGGAGCTGGTGCCCAAGAACTGGGCCATCGCCGAGCCGATGCGGGTCGGCCGGGTGGTGGCCGGCCCGCAGCGGGCGTTCACCGCGGCCACGCGACCGCTGATCAGCTTCTTGAACGGAACCGCGAACGCGATTCTGCGGCTGTTCGGCATCACCCCGACCGAGGAGCTGGCGTCGGCCCGCGCGCCCCAGGAACTGGTCTCGCTGGTCAGCCGGTCGGGCCGGGCGGGCACGCTCGACGCCGCGACCGCGGAACTCGTCGCCCGCTCGATCGCCTTCGGCGACCGGACCGCTGCCGACGCGATGACCCCGCGACCGAGAGTCCGCTTTCTCATGTCCGGCCAGCCGGTCGCCGACCTGATCGCCGCAGCCGCCTCCTCCGGGCACGCCCGGTTCCCCGTCCAGGGCGAGAGCGTCGACGACATCGTCGGGTTCGTGCACTTCAAGCACGCGCTCGGCGTCGAGCCGGCCCGCCGTGGTGAGACGACCGTGGCCGATGTGATGGTGCCCGCCGCGGCGGTGCCGGCGACCATGGAGCTCGACCCGCTGCTGGGCGTTCTCCGTGAAGGTCTGCAGATGGCGGTCGTGGTGGACGAGTACGGCGGTACCGCCGGCATCGTGACGCTGGAGGACCTCATCGAGGAGATCGTCGGCGAGATCGCCGACGAGCAGGATGCGCCCGCCAGGCGGCAACACCGAGCCGCGGACGGCTCGTGGATCCTCTCCGGCCTGCTGCGCCCCGACGAGGCCGGGGCGCTGGTCGGCCTCGACCTGCCCGAGGCCGAGGAGTCCGACACGCTGGGCGGGCTGCTCACCGAGCGCCTCGGGCGTCTGCCCGACGTGGGGGACGCCGTCCTGCTGTCCGCCCGTGACCTCGAGCGCACCGACGACGACGGACTGCCCACCCGGACCGAGGTGCAGGTCACCGTCACCCGGCTCGACGGGCGCCGGGTGGACCGGCTCCGGCTGCGTCGCAACGGCGGCGCGACCGCCGCCCGGCGGATGCCAGACACCGCCGACGCCTCGGACACGACGGAGGCCCGCCCGTGA
- a CDS encoding D-2-hydroxyacid dehydrogenase family protein, with protein sequence MTVRIAVLDDYQGVALQHGPWTDLPGDVTITPFREHVADEGRLVELLQGFAVVVAMRERTPLPRTVLERLPDLRLLVTTGMQNASIDTAAAAELGITVCGTHSDATGPAELTWGLILALARHLVPEDAATRSGRWQQTVGTGLRGRTLGLIGLGRIGGLVGQVGVAFGMRVVAWSQHLTAERAAEVGAELVDKDRLLTGSDVVSLHLRLSDRTRGIVGAAELAAMKPTAVLVNTSRAGLVDQAALIDALSSGGIAGAGLDVYEDEPVGTDAAILAAPNTVLTPHLGYVTDATYDVFFGQAVEDVAGFLAGSPVRVLAAPDAPR encoded by the coding sequence GTGACCGTCCGCATCGCCGTGCTCGACGACTACCAGGGGGTCGCGCTCCAGCACGGTCCCTGGACGGACCTGCCCGGCGACGTCACCATCACGCCGTTTCGGGAACACGTTGCCGACGAAGGCCGACTGGTCGAGCTGTTGCAGGGCTTCGCCGTCGTGGTGGCCATGCGCGAGCGCACGCCGCTGCCCAGGACCGTGCTGGAGCGGCTGCCGGACCTGCGCCTGCTGGTGACGACCGGCATGCAGAACGCCTCGATCGACACCGCCGCCGCGGCCGAGCTGGGGATCACCGTGTGCGGCACGCACAGCGACGCCACCGGCCCGGCCGAGCTCACCTGGGGGTTGATCCTGGCTCTCGCCCGGCACCTCGTGCCGGAGGACGCCGCCACGCGGTCCGGCCGCTGGCAGCAGACCGTGGGCACCGGGTTGCGGGGCCGCACGCTGGGCCTGATCGGGCTCGGTCGCATCGGCGGCCTCGTGGGCCAGGTCGGGGTGGCCTTCGGCATGCGGGTGGTGGCGTGGAGCCAGCACCTCACGGCGGAGCGGGCAGCGGAGGTCGGGGCCGAGCTGGTCGACAAGGACCGGCTGCTGACCGGGTCCGACGTCGTCTCGCTGCACCTGCGACTCAGCGACCGGACCCGCGGGATCGTCGGCGCCGCCGAGCTCGCCGCGATGAAGCCGACCGCCGTCCTGGTCAACACCAGCCGCGCCGGGCTGGTCGACCAGGCCGCGCTGATCGACGCCCTCTCGAGCGGCGGCATCGCCGGCGCGGGGCTGGACGTGTACGAGGACGAACCGGTCGGGACCGACGCGGCGATCCTCGCCGCACCGAACACCGTCCTCACCCCGCACCTGGGCTACGTCACCGACGCGACCTACGACGTGTTCTTCGGTCAGGCGGTCGAGGACGTCGCCGGCTTCCTCGCCGGCTCCCCCGTCCGCGTGCTCGCCGCTCCCGATGCGCCGCGCTGA
- a CDS encoding IclR family transcriptional regulator domain-containing protein: MAERERPTEFVQSVQRALDVIKSFTPKHPSMTLTEVAERTHLTRGAARRFLMTLEHLGYVRSDGRQFSLSPRVLELGYAYLSSVHPWDAAFPLMERLSDEVEENCLAGVLEGTDVVCVARTSRRLVTVAVYVGGRVPASASSMGRAILAYQDDDVVETYLAETDLKRVTPFTLTDKEALRAELKTVREQGWSLVEHELEEGLTSVSAPVFGVGGRCVAALNISAHGHRLSRQDVEERVLPPLLRCARETSLLFGHRPAGDGAA; encoded by the coding sequence ATGGCTGAACGGGAACGACCCACGGAGTTCGTCCAGTCGGTGCAGCGGGCGCTGGACGTGATCAAGAGCTTCACGCCCAAGCACCCGAGCATGACGCTGACCGAGGTGGCCGAGCGCACGCACCTGACGCGTGGCGCGGCCCGCCGGTTCCTGATGACGCTGGAGCACCTGGGCTACGTGCGCTCGGACGGTCGCCAGTTCTCGCTGTCGCCCCGGGTGCTCGAGCTGGGGTACGCATACCTCTCCTCGGTCCACCCGTGGGACGCGGCGTTCCCGCTCATGGAGCGGCTCAGCGACGAGGTGGAGGAGAACTGCCTCGCCGGGGTCCTCGAGGGCACCGACGTCGTCTGCGTCGCGCGCACCTCGCGCCGGCTGGTGACGGTCGCGGTGTACGTGGGCGGACGGGTGCCGGCGTCGGCGTCGTCCATGGGGCGGGCCATCTTGGCCTACCAGGACGACGATGTCGTCGAGACCTACCTGGCCGAGACCGACCTCAAGCGCGTCACCCCGTTCACGCTCACCGACAAGGAGGCGCTGCGGGCGGAGCTGAAGACCGTCCGCGAGCAGGGCTGGTCGCTGGTCGAGCACGAGCTCGAGGAGGGGCTGACCTCGGTGTCGGCGCCGGTGTTCGGCGTGGGTGGGCGCTGCGTCGCCGCGCTGAACATCTCCGCGCACGGCCACCGGCTGTCGCGCCAGGACGTCGAAGAGCGGGTGCTGCCGCCGCTCTTGCGCTGCGCCCGGGAGACCAGCCTGCTGTTCGGTCACCGGCCCGCGGGCGACGGCGCGGCGTGA
- a CDS encoding acyl-CoA thioesterase domain-containing protein produces the protein MSRAPRTGESAPDHPGALEHEPDIRASAITAVARTRAHGMHFYGQILGITLSPAAGGPGSPYLAPDRAVTPGPVPPVALAAVADLAMGSAVRAAVGPGRRLGTVSMTLHHIATVVRAPVVPEARVVWLDDEQRHALARVDCTDASGALVAAGQGWFMALPVPEGVQLRLLPWELDELPPVPPLAEGDLEPQERAAVEATVRAAERASARGTSVSEELTALTWDADPPEGMARGALRIGPELINRVGHLQGGALYGIGLAAAARAVGAGSVPLEPADGSWQFLRPGDGAELAVEATVTRSGRGAAFASVTLTVDGRAVGTGHFAFRPGPQA, from the coding sequence ATGAGCCGCGCACCGAGGACCGGCGAGTCGGCACCCGACCACCCGGGTGCACTCGAGCACGAACCGGACATCAGGGCCTCCGCGATCACTGCCGTGGCGCGGACGCGCGCCCACGGGATGCACTTCTACGGTCAGATCCTAGGGATCACCCTTTCTCCGGCCGCCGGTGGACCGGGTAGTCCGTATCTCGCTCCCGACCGGGCGGTCACTCCCGGACCGGTTCCGCCGGTGGCCCTGGCGGCCGTCGCGGACCTCGCCATGGGCTCGGCCGTGCGCGCCGCGGTGGGCCCGGGACGGCGGTTGGGGACGGTGAGCATGACGCTCCACCACATCGCCACGGTGGTCCGCGCCCCGGTGGTCCCGGAGGCACGGGTGGTCTGGCTCGACGACGAGCAGCGGCACGCCCTGGCCCGCGTCGACTGCACCGACGCCTCCGGGGCATTGGTCGCCGCGGGGCAGGGCTGGTTCATGGCGCTCCCCGTGCCCGAGGGCGTGCAGCTCCGGCTGCTGCCGTGGGAGCTCGACGAGCTGCCCCCGGTCCCCCCGCTCGCCGAAGGAGATCTGGAACCGCAGGAACGCGCAGCGGTCGAGGCCACGGTCAGAGCCGCCGAGCGGGCCAGCGCACGCGGGACGTCGGTCAGCGAAGAGCTCACCGCGCTCACCTGGGATGCGGATCCACCCGAGGGCATGGCGCGCGGCGCGCTGCGGATCGGACCGGAGCTGATCAACCGGGTGGGCCACCTGCAGGGCGGCGCGCTGTACGGCATAGGACTGGCCGCCGCGGCCCGCGCCGTGGGCGCCGGGAGCGTCCCGCTCGAGCCGGCCGACGGTTCGTGGCAGTTCCTCCGGCCCGGCGACGGCGCGGAGCTGGCGGTGGAGGCGACGGTCACCCGAAGCGGCAGAGGCGCTGCCTTCGCCTCGGTCACCCTCACCGTCGACGGTCGCGCCGTGGGCACCGGCCACTTCGCCTTCCGGCCCGGCCCGCAAGCCTGA